TTTGAGGGATCAAATAGATATGTTATAAGTTTCAGACCGGCCAAGGCTGCAAGGAAGGAGAAAAACACCGCTCCGTAATCTCTCAATTTATGATGCACCTTGGCTAGAAGAGGGGTTACAAGCACGCCAATTACGGGAAAAGCTATGCATAACCAAGCAGACAGAATATTCAAATCATCTTCCTCTTAGAAACCCGTTGGGATGGTAAATTTAAGCACCGTAGAAATAATCTTCCCGCTAAAAATACCCAGTAACACTATACCTATAGCCGTAATCCATATAGGAATAAGCATGCTTAAAGTAACTTCATCGATATTCGTTGTCTCGCGACTTCCTCCATCATAGGCGTAAGCTGGTTCAGATGGTTCAAAGAACGTATACTTTATGACGTTGAAGAAATAAACAACGCAAAGGATAGTGCTTATCAATAGAGCTGCCACAAAAACCCATTGCTTGGCATCAATTGCTCCCAAAAGCAAATACAATTTACTAAAAAAGCCGCAGGTAGGTGGTATCCCTATCATGGAAAGGGCAGCGATAGTAAAGGCAATCATAGTGAATGGCATCTTCCAAAATAAATGTTTAAGTTGATTAATATTCCGCATTCTCATTTTATACATGATTGCCCCTGCTACGAGGAACAAACATCCTTTAGTGGAGGCTTCATTGAGGATATGGAGGAGAGAACCAGTAAGACCGGCTTTGTTTGCCAGTGCTATTCCCATAACGATATACCCTATCTGGGCCACAGTAGAGTAGGCGAGCATCCTCTTTAAATCATTCTGAGCTATAGCATAGAGAGAGCCGACAATCATAGCAATGACGGCTATCCAACCAAGTATAGTAGTTATTGGTATCAACTCTATAGAGAAGTGAGGTTCAAACACATAGAACATAATTCTTATCAAAACGTAGCATCCTACTTTAGTCATTGTAGGGGCAATCAATGCACTAATCGCTGAGGGGGCATGGGTATAGGCATCTGGGAGCCATGCATGTAGAGGGTAAAGTGCCATTTTTATAGCTATCCCTATGATGAGAAAAGTAAAGGCCATAAGTACAACCTTAGATTGGTAAAGATGAGGCAGTATTTGACTTACATCAGCCATATTGAGTGAACCAGTCATTATATAGATGAAACTCACGCCCAATAAATAAAAACAAGCACCAATTGTACCCATAACAACATATCGAAAACTGGCAATGAGCGCCCCCTTTTCCCCTATGGCTATAAGGGCATAAGCAGAAAAGGAGGTAATTTCTAGTAGCACATAGAGGTTAAACAAGTCACCAGTAACCGTGATACCCAACAGACCGGTAATATTTAAAAGAAAGAGGGTATAAAGTTGAGGAATTTTATTTTCGGGTATTTCTTGCTCAACACTCCTTTTTGAATAGATGGCCACGATCAAGGCAATGGCCGCTATGATAACGGCCATATAGGCGCTGAGGTGGTCTATGAAATATGCAATACCCCAGGGAGGTTTCCAGCCGCCCAGGTAATAGTGAATAGGCTTGCCCTGCGTTATGACCACATCAAGAATGCCACCGGAGAAGACCAGACATGCAGAGAGGGCGAGCAAGACCATGGGGTAGCAGAACTTCTTGTTCCACAACCCCACTACATTCACAACAAAAGACAGAATCAAAGGGGTAACAACAATCAGGACTGGCAATTGTTCTGAAATCACTTCTTTAACTCTTCTATGATTTCATCTTCTTCTATTGTGTTATATCTTCTATGGATGGCAACCAGTAAGGCAAGGGCAATACCAGTTGTCGCAATACCGACGACAATGGCGGTCAGCATGAGGGCATGGGGTAATGGATTTACATACTCCGTTGCATTGACAACAATCTCATGACCTCTATCCCCAAGTACCCCAGCAATAATAGGTACAGTTCCGCCTCTTTTAGCCCCAACGGAGATAAAAAAAAGAATTATGGCCCATTGAAAGATATTCATCCCTATCAATTTCTTCATGAGATTGTTTTTTGCCATCATGCTATACAAGCCAACAATGAGCAAAATGGCAAAAATCCAGTAATTGTATTTACTTACTATTACTTCCAGCATCTTCTTCCTCCGCGGCCTCTTCATGCTTCCCACCGGTTACCAAATTAAGGAAAATAGAAACCATGATGGCCATGACTGTAATCTGGATCCCTGTTTCTATTGCAGCTATGCCATAGTATCTGGCCATCACAGGGTCAATGGGAAGGATCTTGCTCAATTTCCCATAGTCCAGAAAATTCCCTCCCAAGAGCAAACAGAGCCACCCTATCCCAGCAAAGATGAATACCCCGAGACTGCAAAATATAACATCGAGTTTCTCTGCAAAACG
This genomic stretch from Deltaproteobacteria bacterium harbors:
- a CDS encoding cation:proton antiporter subunit C, whose translation is MLEVIVSKYNYWIFAILLIVGLYSMMAKNNLMKKLIGMNIFQWAIILFFISVGAKRGGTVPIIAGVLGDRGHEIVVNATEYVNPLPHALMLTAIVVGIATTGIALALLVAIHRRYNTIEEDEIIEELKK
- a CDS encoding monovalent cation/H+ antiporter subunit D family protein, giving the protein MISEQLPVLIVVTPLILSFVVNVVGLWNKKFCYPMVLLALSACLVFSGGILDVVITQGKPIHYYLGGWKPPWGIAYFIDHLSAYMAVIIAAIALIVAIYSKRSVEQEIPENKIPQLYTLFLLNITGLLGITVTGDLFNLYVLLEITSFSAYALIAIGEKGALIASFRYVVMGTIGACFYLLGVSFIYIMTGSLNMADVSQILPHLYQSKVVLMAFTFLIIGIAIKMALYPLHAWLPDAYTHAPSAISALIAPTMTKVGCYVLIRIMFYVFEPHFSIELIPITTILGWIAVIAMIVGSLYAIAQNDLKRMLAYSTVAQIGYIVMGIALANKAGLTGSLLHILNEASTKGCLFLVAGAIMYKMRMRNINQLKHLFWKMPFTMIAFTIAALSMIGIPPTCGFFSKLYLLLGAIDAKQWVFVAALLISTILCVVYFFNVIKYTFFEPSEPAYAYDGGSRETTNIDEVTLSMLIPIWITAIGIVLLGIFSGKIISTVLKFTIPTGF